In one Streptomyces sp. NBC_00597 genomic region, the following are encoded:
- a CDS encoding winged helix-turn-helix domain-containing protein, with translation MPTDDLPEAFHVTTDEQLRAVSNLTRHRIMAVLRFEPATITQIAERVGLAKGSSSYHVRLLERAGLVKVVRTRKVRGVTERYYAMAARAIVLPDPGEGGPDVLMRHAVADLEAAPAAGERHVRMAHLRLTDEQFAELGARLEALADEYRELSDPSLPDASLVFALFHPAPRRQTEGDAK, from the coding sequence ATGCCTACCGACGATCTTCCCGAGGCGTTTCACGTCACCACGGACGAGCAGCTACGCGCCGTCTCCAATCTCACGCGTCACCGGATCATGGCCGTGCTCCGCTTCGAGCCCGCGACGATCACTCAGATCGCCGAGCGAGTGGGCCTTGCGAAGGGGAGTTCCAGCTACCACGTACGACTGCTCGAACGTGCCGGCCTGGTGAAGGTGGTACGAACGCGGAAGGTCCGGGGAGTCACCGAGCGGTACTACGCAATGGCCGCACGGGCGATCGTGCTGCCGGATCCGGGCGAGGGAGGGCCGGACGTGCTGATGCGGCATGCGGTGGCGGACCTGGAGGCAGCGCCGGCGGCGGGCGAGCGGCACGTCCGGATGGCCCATCTGCGGCTCACCGATGAGCAGTTCGCGGAGCTGGGGGCGCGGCTGGAGGCACTGGCGGACGAGTACCGGGAGCTGTCAGATCCGTCGCTCCCGGACGCGTCACTCGTCTTCGCACTGTTCCACCCGGCACCGCGCCGGCAGACCGAAGGGGACGCCAAGTGA
- a CDS encoding response regulator transcription factor, giving the protein MTGSSAPSPATNPISVFLLDDHEVVRRGVHDLLDAEPDLTVVGEAGTAEQALIRIPALRPRVAILDVRLQDGDGVSVCRELRSRMPELACLMLTSFDDEEALLDAVMAGAAGYVLKQITGTDLVTAVRTVASGQSMLDPGATTRLMARMRGDVPQEEQVPGLPGFTDREKEILVMVSEGLTNREIGKRLYLAEKTVKNIISRLFIKLGVERRVQAAVIASHALTPPGRRPAPAAE; this is encoded by the coding sequence ATGACCGGCAGCAGTGCCCCCTCCCCCGCGACGAACCCCATCAGCGTCTTCCTGCTCGACGACCACGAGGTCGTGCGAAGGGGAGTGCACGACCTGCTGGACGCCGAGCCGGACCTGACCGTGGTGGGTGAAGCGGGCACGGCGGAACAGGCCCTGATCCGCATTCCGGCGCTGCGTCCCCGGGTGGCGATCCTGGACGTACGGCTCCAGGACGGTGACGGCGTGAGCGTGTGCCGGGAGCTGCGCTCACGCATGCCCGAGCTGGCCTGCCTGATGCTCACGTCGTTCGACGACGAAGAGGCTCTGCTGGACGCCGTGATGGCGGGGGCCGCCGGCTACGTCCTGAAGCAGATCACCGGCACCGACCTGGTGACCGCCGTACGGACGGTGGCCTCCGGCCAGTCGATGCTCGACCCCGGCGCCACCACGCGGCTGATGGCCCGGATGCGCGGCGACGTGCCCCAGGAGGAGCAGGTGCCGGGGCTTCCCGGCTTCACGGACCGCGAGAAGGAGATCCTCGTCATGGTCAGCGAGGGGCTCACCAACCGGGAGATCGGCAAGCGGCTGTACCTCGCGGAGAAGACCGTGAAGAACATCATCTCTCGGCTGTTCATCAAGCTCGGGGTGGAGCGGCGCGTGCAGGCCGCCGTGATCGCCAGCCACGCCCTGACCCCGCCCGGCCGGCGCCCGGCCCCCGCTGCGGAGTAG
- the ppk2 gene encoding polyphosphate kinase 2: protein MRLGKAVYEAELLRLQTELIKLQEWVRVEGARLVVVFEGRDAAGKGGTIKRVAEHLNPRVARIAALPKPTERERTQWYFQRYVEHLPAAGEIVLFDRSWYNRAGVEHVMGFCTPAEHQRFLRQCPLFERMLVEDGILLRKYWFSVSDAAQEERFRRRAEDPLRRWKLSPMDLESLTRWEAYSRAKDEMLVHTDTADAPWYVVESDDKRNARLNTIAHLLSSVPYEDVALPPLVLPSRPPSTGYERPPKELQTVVPDHAATLGKE from the coding sequence ATGAGACTCGGCAAGGCGGTCTACGAGGCGGAACTGCTTCGACTCCAGACGGAGCTGATCAAGCTTCAGGAATGGGTGCGCGTGGAGGGCGCCCGGCTGGTCGTCGTCTTCGAGGGCCGCGACGCGGCGGGCAAAGGGGGCACGATCAAGCGCGTCGCCGAACACCTCAACCCCCGTGTGGCCCGCATCGCGGCCCTACCGAAGCCGACGGAGCGGGAGCGCACCCAGTGGTACTTCCAGCGCTACGTGGAGCACCTGCCGGCTGCCGGCGAGATCGTGCTCTTCGACCGCAGCTGGTACAACCGCGCCGGCGTGGAACACGTCATGGGCTTCTGCACTCCCGCGGAGCACCAGCGCTTCCTGCGTCAGTGCCCGCTCTTCGAGCGCATGCTAGTGGAGGACGGGATCCTGCTCCGCAAGTACTGGTTCTCCGTCAGCGACGCGGCCCAGGAGGAGCGGTTCCGTCGTCGCGCGGAGGATCCGCTGCGGCGCTGGAAGCTCTCCCCGATGGACCTGGAGTCCCTCACGCGCTGGGAGGCGTACTCGCGGGCCAAGGACGAGATGCTCGTCCACACGGACACGGCGGACGCCCCGTGGTACGTGGTCGAGAGCGACGACAAGCGCAACGCGAGACTCAACACGATCGCCCACCTGCTCTCCTCGGTCCCCTACGAGGACGTGGCCCTGCCGCCGCTCGTCCTGCCGTCCCGGCCCCCGTCGACGGGCTACGAGCGGCCGCCCAAGGAGCTCCAGACCGTCGTGCCCGATCACGCGGCCACACTCGGGAAGGAGTGA
- a CDS encoding ATP-binding protein, producing MTDTDSGVSHVATTPAVHLAATTAGHHPGGVERQVGKVAGTEDCTPLKFHVAVSPDAYLQLDDVVSTRRQVPGRGTVTTSGVVTEVVARHEGAAFDSDVFLIADGILPARVQEIAEVATTRVDPECYVPPRPGEVAIRATGADRDAALYFDRMAKRIPVGIGRDGEPIYVNVEFLDGTRGAHVSISGISGVATKTSFALFLLHSLFTSGALGGRVVNAKALIFSVKGEDLLFVDQPNARLDEPLRAAYGRLGLPARPFVSVGFYAPPLPGDTTGRPHVTGRTSGVTAFWWTLAEFCERELLPYVFTDVADEKNQYTMVVHQVTGRLRREARPAGNDGAVVVDGTVLRTWEEMIDFISGRVTDEATRPLWAGPAVGTGTVNAFVRRLRSSQRPLTPLLRGDLSTVTDRPVDHGVDTSRHQVTVVDLHNLPERAQRFVVGVVLAAETERKEQAGPGGLLFTMIDELNKYAPRDGSSPIKDVLLDIAERGRSLGIILIGAQQTASEVERRIVSNSSIKIVGRLDPAEANRPEYGFLPKGQRQRATLARPGTMFVSQPEIPVPLAVEFPFPAWATRLSEVSEPAFSEPASADDSAPPAGTAAGEVRPGPFDKLPAVDDDRWLDDFDDGAVAEPPPF from the coding sequence ATGACCGACACCGACTCCGGGGTCTCCCACGTCGCCACGACCCCGGCCGTCCATCTCGCCGCAACCACAGCGGGTCACCACCCAGGCGGAGTTGAGCGGCAGGTCGGGAAGGTGGCGGGCACCGAGGACTGCACACCCCTGAAGTTCCACGTCGCCGTGTCACCCGACGCCTATCTCCAACTCGACGACGTGGTCAGCACCCGTCGCCAGGTCCCCGGGCGCGGAACCGTCACGACCTCCGGTGTGGTCACCGAGGTCGTCGCTCGACACGAGGGTGCCGCGTTCGACTCGGACGTGTTCCTCATTGCCGACGGGATCCTGCCGGCACGCGTGCAGGAGATCGCCGAGGTCGCCACGACGCGCGTCGACCCCGAGTGCTACGTGCCGCCCCGTCCCGGTGAAGTGGCCATCCGGGCCACGGGAGCGGACCGGGACGCCGCGCTCTACTTCGACCGGATGGCGAAGCGAATCCCCGTCGGCATCGGCCGCGACGGCGAACCGATCTACGTCAACGTCGAGTTCCTCGACGGTACCCGTGGCGCCCACGTGTCCATCTCGGGCATCTCGGGGGTGGCGACCAAGACCAGCTTCGCGCTGTTCCTCCTCCACTCCCTCTTCACCTCCGGCGCGTTGGGCGGCCGAGTCGTCAACGCCAAGGCTCTGATCTTCTCCGTCAAGGGCGAGGACCTACTGTTCGTCGATCAACCCAACGCCCGCCTCGACGAGCCGTTACGCGCCGCCTATGGTCGACTCGGCCTGCCCGCCCGACCTTTCGTCTCCGTCGGCTTCTACGCCCCGCCGCTCCCCGGCGACACCACGGGCCGCCCCCACGTCACGGGACGGACCAGCGGCGTCACCGCGTTCTGGTGGACCCTCGCGGAGTTCTGCGAACGCGAGTTGCTCCCGTACGTGTTCACCGACGTCGCGGACGAGAAGAACCAGTACACGATGGTCGTTCACCAGGTCACAGGTCGGCTGCGCCGCGAAGCCAGACCTGCCGGGAACGACGGCGCGGTCGTCGTCGACGGCACCGTCCTCCGGACCTGGGAGGAGATGATCGATTTCATCTCCGGGCGGGTGACCGACGAAGCCACCCGTCCGCTCTGGGCGGGACCGGCTGTGGGAACCGGCACCGTGAACGCGTTCGTCCGGCGGCTGAGGTCATCTCAACGGCCACTCACGCCCCTGCTGAGGGGGGACCTGAGCACGGTCACCGACCGGCCGGTCGACCACGGCGTCGACACGTCGCGCCACCAGGTCACCGTTGTTGACCTGCACAACCTGCCCGAGCGGGCTCAGCGCTTCGTCGTCGGCGTCGTCCTCGCAGCGGAGACCGAACGCAAGGAACAGGCGGGGCCGGGTGGCCTCCTCTTCACGATGATCGACGAGCTCAACAAGTACGCGCCCCGCGACGGCTCCTCTCCGATCAAGGACGTGCTGCTCGACATCGCCGAGCGGGGTCGTTCGCTCGGCATCATCCTCATCGGAGCCCAGCAGACCGCCTCCGAGGTCGAACGGCGCATCGTGTCGAACTCCTCGATCAAGATCGTCGGACGGCTGGACCCTGCGGAGGCCAACCGCCCCGAGTACGGGTTCCTCCCCAAGGGCCAGCGCCAGCGCGCCACGCTTGCGAGGCCCGGAACCATGTTCGTCTCCCAGCCGGAGATTCCGGTGCCGCTGGCCGTCGAGTTCCCCTTTCCTGCCTGGGCCACACGGCTCTCCGAGGTCAGTGAACCCGCCTTCAGCGAACCCGCCTCCGCCGACGACTCGGCTCCTCCCGCAGGGACCGCCGCTGGGGAGGTACGGCCGGGCCCGTTCGACAAGTTGCCGGCGGTCGACGACGACCGCTGGCTCGACGACTTCGACGACGGCGCCGTCGCTGAGCCCCCACCCTTCTGA
- a CDS encoding MarR family winged helix-turn-helix transcriptional regulator: MLSAPASAAVVAELRAALGKLTRRVKLEDQMPLGQASVLGALDRAGAVMTSELAAEQRVRPQSVARAVGLLMEQGLITRRAHPTDGRKSLVELSSAGQALLEEERGRRADWLARAIEAELTGDERPQGGHARSRSCP, from the coding sequence GTGCTCTCCGCGCCTGCGTCCGCCGCCGTCGTGGCCGAACTGCGCGCGGCGCTGGGAAAGCTCACGCGGCGCGTGAAGCTGGAGGACCAGATGCCGCTCGGTCAGGCGTCCGTCCTCGGTGCGCTGGACCGCGCCGGTGCGGTGATGACCAGCGAACTGGCGGCCGAACAGCGCGTGCGCCCGCAGTCCGTGGCCCGAGCCGTCGGGCTCCTCATGGAGCAGGGGCTGATCACGCGCCGGGCGCATCCGACCGACGGCCGCAAGAGCCTGGTCGAACTCTCCTCTGCGGGGCAGGCACTGCTGGAAGAGGAGCGGGGGCGCAGGGCGGACTGGCTTGCGCGAGCGATCGAGGCGGAGCTGACGGGGGACGAGCGTCCCCAAGGCGGTCACGCCAGGTCGAGGAGTTGTCCGTAG
- a CDS encoding GNAT family N-acetyltransferase, which yields MKSESTAGADLPPSVRQRTDRDPGDCARVLTEVHEHDGYPVNWPDDPGTWLTPPSLIASWVAQLDGRIVGHVGLSWSSAGDAAPGLWSAHAGVSRDATAVVNRLFVAPSARGHGIGALLMARAVAEARHHGLHPVLDVVASDTAASALYERLGWQLLATVEQQWSPEQKVTVRCYAAAVT from the coding sequence GTGAAGAGCGAGAGCACGGCCGGCGCGGACCTCCCCCCGAGTGTTCGACAACGGACTGATCGAGACCCCGGTGACTGTGCGCGGGTCCTGACGGAGGTCCACGAACACGACGGCTATCCGGTGAACTGGCCCGACGATCCAGGCACATGGCTCACGCCTCCCTCGCTCATCGCCTCGTGGGTGGCCCAGCTGGACGGCCGCATCGTCGGCCACGTCGGCTTGTCGTGGAGCAGCGCGGGAGACGCGGCACCCGGCCTGTGGAGTGCGCACGCAGGGGTGAGTCGCGACGCGACCGCCGTGGTCAACCGACTGTTCGTCGCTCCGTCGGCCCGAGGTCACGGGATCGGTGCGCTGCTGATGGCGCGGGCAGTCGCAGAAGCGCGGCACCACGGCTTGCATCCGGTGCTCGACGTGGTGGCTTCCGACACGGCGGCGTCGGCCCTGTACGAGCGGCTCGGCTGGCAGCTGTTGGCCACGGTCGAGCAGCAGTGGAGCCCGGAGCAGAAGGTGACCGTCCGGTGTTATGCAGCGGCGGTCACCTGA
- a CDS encoding universal stress protein, whose amino-acid sequence MKRTLVVGVDGSPESRAAADWAAQEAARRDMHVHVVHAWLWQPLAVPFVQDRDVEARRAQEILEESEAELRRRHPRLSLTAEVVPDGPVPALLRAAKDAEMLVLGTRGHGALAGFLLGSYGQQLIAAAECPVVSVRARHGMPVSGAAEGEVVVGQQGGVEESADVLRFAFETAAARRAPLRAVRAWSLPPVYGYSPGSMWIADQLGGLEPYEKAALEQALEPWRTRHPEVDVVAHVEQGSAGHVLLSVASDAQLLVVGRQIRESTPGARTGSVAHAVLHHSTCPVAVVPHH is encoded by the coding sequence GTGAAGCGCACCCTCGTCGTCGGCGTGGACGGCTCCCCCGAAAGCCGGGCCGCAGCCGACTGGGCGGCTCAGGAAGCCGCACGCCGGGACATGCACGTGCACGTGGTCCACGCCTGGCTGTGGCAGCCGCTCGCCGTTCCGTTCGTCCAGGACCGCGACGTCGAGGCCCGCCGCGCCCAGGAGATCCTGGAAGAGTCGGAGGCTGAGCTCCGCCGCCGCCACCCGCGGCTCTCACTCACCGCGGAAGTGGTCCCGGACGGCCCCGTGCCGGCCCTGCTGCGCGCCGCCAAGGACGCGGAGATGCTGGTGCTCGGCACCCGTGGACACGGCGCCCTGGCCGGCTTCCTGCTGGGCTCCTACGGGCAGCAGCTGATCGCCGCCGCCGAGTGCCCCGTCGTCTCCGTCCGCGCCCGGCACGGCATGCCGGTGTCCGGGGCCGCCGAGGGCGAGGTGGTCGTCGGCCAGCAGGGCGGCGTGGAGGAATCCGCCGACGTACTGCGCTTCGCCTTCGAGACGGCCGCAGCACGCAGGGCGCCCCTGCGCGCGGTACGGGCTTGGAGCCTGCCCCCGGTCTACGGCTACAGCCCCGGCTCGATGTGGATCGCCGACCAGCTCGGCGGGCTGGAACCGTACGAGAAGGCCGCGTTGGAGCAGGCGCTGGAGCCGTGGCGGACGAGGCACCCCGAGGTGGACGTCGTCGCGCACGTGGAGCAGGGCAGCGCCGGGCACGTGCTGCTGTCCGTCGCATCGGACGCCCAGTTGCTCGTCGTCGGCCGGCAGATCCGGGAGTCGACGCCGGGCGCACGTACCGGATCGGTGGCCCATGCCGTCCTCCACCACTCGACCTGTCCCGTCGCCGTCGTGCCGCACCACTGA
- a CDS encoding pyridoxamine 5'-phosphate oxidase family protein, translating into MDQEGIRRPAGRAGGTTAARHMRELGRAEALRLLATVSLGRIVFTQHALPAVRPVNHLVDGEDIIIRIHEGGALASLAAPADVPGVVVAYEADVIDPDTRLGWSVVVTGYARPVVDAEDTDRYADLLRPWVEQPMTNALRIRPDLVTGFRLEATPSPPAPAIHG; encoded by the coding sequence ATGGATCAGGAAGGCATACGGCGACCCGCCGGCCGCGCCGGCGGCACGACGGCCGCCCGGCACATGCGGGAACTGGGCAGGGCCGAGGCCCTGAGGCTCCTCGCCACGGTGTCGCTGGGACGCATCGTCTTCACGCAGCACGCGCTGCCTGCCGTTCGACCGGTGAACCACCTCGTCGACGGCGAGGACATCATCATCCGGATCCACGAAGGCGGGGCGCTGGCCTCCCTGGCGGCACCCGCCGACGTCCCCGGCGTGGTGGTGGCGTACGAAGCGGACGTCATCGATCCCGACACCCGTCTCGGCTGGAGCGTCGTCGTCACCGGCTACGCACGCCCGGTGGTCGATGCCGAGGACACCGACCGGTACGCCGACCTGCTGCGCCCGTGGGTCGAACAACCGATGACCAACGCCTTGCGGATCCGCCCGGATCTCGTCACGGGCTTCCGGCTGGAGGCCACACCGTCGCCGCCCGCCCCGGCGATCCACGGCTGA
- a CDS encoding GAF domain-containing sensor histidine kinase — MRLDELLDELQVRIDEVRGTRDRVHSLLEAVVSVGRELDLAQVLRRIVEAAALLVDAEYGALGVIGPDGRRLAQFLTVGLTDDEISAIGPLPAGHGLLGEVIHHPEPLRLSDLGAHSSSHGFPAHHPPMRTFLGVPIRVRDEVFGNLYLTDKRGGVDFDTEDETVISTLSVAAGVAIDNARLYEGAQRQQRWLRANAEITESLLSGSSRPAVLDLIARRAQEITAARLANIAVPVDGVDGLVVEFAAGAAGATWQGLVVPFEGTLSGAAHRSGKPVTAMRASGDERYAAEARMQRWDGLGPAVAVPLGTAGGESRGVLLLARPAGEPAFGEGELEPLVAFAGQAAIALELAERRRDAEQIALLEERDRIARDLHDLAIQRLFATGMTLQSAARLVEHEGAAERVGRAVDDLDETIKIIRSTIFGLRTKDREGGPGLRARASRAVGDAATSLGHPPRLSMEGLLDTDVPPQIADHVVAVLGELLSNAARHAQATKVGVTLKAGQGEVVLTVSDNGTGIPARGRRSGLRNLDERARGVGGTFTTETPEAGGSRLVWRAPLPHSS, encoded by the coding sequence ATGCGGCTCGACGAACTGCTGGACGAGCTCCAGGTGCGCATTGACGAAGTGCGCGGCACCCGCGATCGGGTGCACAGCCTGCTGGAGGCCGTCGTGTCGGTGGGGCGGGAGCTGGATCTCGCCCAGGTGCTCCGGCGCATCGTGGAGGCCGCCGCGCTGCTGGTGGACGCCGAGTACGGCGCCCTGGGTGTGATCGGCCCCGACGGGCGCAGGCTCGCGCAGTTCCTGACCGTGGGGCTCACCGATGACGAGATCTCCGCCATCGGTCCGCTGCCGGCCGGCCACGGGTTGCTCGGCGAGGTCATCCACCACCCGGAGCCCCTGCGCCTCAGCGATCTCGGAGCACACTCCTCTTCCCACGGGTTTCCGGCCCATCACCCGCCCATGCGCACCTTCCTCGGTGTGCCGATCCGGGTCCGTGACGAGGTGTTCGGGAACCTCTATCTGACTGACAAGCGGGGCGGGGTCGACTTCGACACCGAGGACGAGACCGTGATCTCCACCCTCTCGGTGGCGGCGGGCGTGGCGATCGACAACGCGCGGCTCTACGAGGGGGCGCAGCGCCAGCAGAGATGGCTCAGGGCGAACGCGGAGATCACCGAGAGCCTACTGTCCGGGAGTTCGCGCCCGGCGGTGTTGGATCTCATCGCCCGCCGCGCCCAGGAGATCACCGCGGCGCGGCTCGCGAACATCGCCGTTCCGGTGGACGGTGTCGACGGCCTGGTCGTGGAGTTCGCGGCCGGAGCGGCCGGGGCCACGTGGCAGGGCCTTGTCGTCCCCTTCGAGGGCACGCTCTCCGGGGCCGCGCACCGGTCGGGCAAGCCCGTGACGGCGATGAGGGCCTCGGGTGACGAGCGCTACGCGGCCGAGGCCCGGATGCAGCGGTGGGACGGGCTGGGACCAGCCGTGGCAGTCCCGCTGGGTACTGCGGGCGGGGAGAGCCGGGGCGTTCTGCTGCTCGCGCGACCGGCAGGAGAGCCTGCGTTCGGCGAGGGTGAGCTGGAGCCGCTCGTCGCCTTCGCGGGTCAGGCGGCGATCGCTCTGGAGCTGGCGGAACGGCGTCGGGACGCCGAGCAGATAGCACTGCTGGAGGAGCGCGACCGGATCGCCCGTGACCTGCACGACCTGGCCATCCAGCGGCTCTTCGCCACCGGCATGACCTTGCAGAGCGCCGCACGGCTCGTGGAGCACGAAGGGGCCGCCGAGCGGGTCGGCCGGGCGGTCGACGACCTGGACGAGACCATCAAGATCATCCGATCGACGATCTTCGGGCTCCGCACCAAGGACCGCGAGGGCGGACCGGGGCTGCGGGCACGCGCCTCCCGCGCCGTCGGCGACGCGGCCACCTCGCTCGGCCATCCACCGCGCCTGAGCATGGAGGGGCTCCTCGACACCGACGTACCTCCGCAGATAGCCGACCACGTGGTGGCGGTGCTGGGCGAGCTCCTCAGCAACGCGGCCCGACACGCGCAGGCGACCAAGGTCGGGGTGACCCTCAAGGCCGGGCAGGGCGAGGTCGTACTGACCGTCTCGGACAATGGCACGGGCATTCCCGCGCGGGGGCGCAGGAGCGGTCTGCGCAACCTCGACGAGCGGGCACGCGGCGTGGGCGGCACCTTCACCACCGAGACTCCCGAGGCGGGCGGCAGCAGGCTCGTGTGGCGGGCGCCGCTTCCCCACAGCAGCTGA
- a CDS encoding MFS transporter gives MTSGVRKLPTGFGRLWTAQTVSSLGDGVSHAALPLLALTLTRDPMALAVVTAAGTLPWLLFGVLGGALVDRWDRRRTMWVTDAARAVLLAIPAAAAALDVLSIPLLAAVAFLLGLGGLFFDTAATAYLPDLLGRDPALLERANSRMRGTQTAASGFAGPPAGSALLALGRAFPLLADAVSFALSALLVRSLPAAPRPAPQARESLLRQARAGASYVFRDQLLLGLALRPAVGNIAFLAVETVLALFAHDRLGIDTFGFGLLLTAEATGGLLGAGIASSLGRRLGTGTALTCTAAVEGLAVLGLAAAPNPYVAGLALAVCGAGMGATMVLGPSLRQAIVPAHLMGRVASTSRMLAMCAAPFGAFLGGWLATTYDVRTPLYTAAGLLLAMTAVTATMTSNRRVEAALRAAAPADDADHPESLDPVHERAH, from the coding sequence GTGACCTCAGGCGTAAGGAAGTTGCCGACCGGGTTCGGACGGCTGTGGACTGCGCAGACGGTGTCCTCGCTCGGTGACGGGGTGTCGCATGCCGCGCTGCCGCTGCTCGCGTTGACGTTGACTCGGGATCCGATGGCGCTCGCCGTCGTCACGGCCGCCGGAACGCTGCCGTGGCTGCTCTTCGGGGTGCTCGGCGGTGCGCTGGTAGACCGCTGGGACCGTCGGCGCACGATGTGGGTCACGGACGCGGCGCGTGCGGTGCTGCTCGCCATACCGGCGGCAGCGGCCGCGCTCGACGTGCTGAGCATTCCACTGCTCGCGGCCGTCGCCTTCCTGCTCGGCCTCGGCGGGCTCTTCTTCGACACGGCCGCCACGGCCTATCTGCCGGATCTGCTCGGCCGCGACCCCGCGCTCCTGGAGCGCGCCAACTCCCGCATGCGCGGCACCCAGACCGCCGCGTCCGGCTTCGCGGGGCCGCCCGCGGGTAGTGCCCTGCTCGCGCTCGGGCGGGCGTTTCCGCTGCTCGCCGATGCGGTGTCGTTCGCGCTCTCCGCACTGCTCGTACGGTCGCTGCCTGCCGCACCCCGGCCCGCACCGCAGGCCCGCGAGTCGCTGCTGCGGCAGGCGCGGGCCGGCGCCTCGTACGTGTTCCGGGATCAGCTGCTGCTCGGGCTCGCGCTGCGTCCGGCGGTCGGGAACATCGCCTTCCTCGCCGTGGAAACCGTACTCGCCCTCTTCGCGCACGATCGTCTCGGCATCGACACCTTCGGCTTCGGCCTGCTCCTCACTGCGGAGGCCACCGGCGGCCTGCTCGGCGCGGGCATCGCCTCCTCCCTCGGCCGACGACTCGGCACCGGCACCGCACTGACCTGCACGGCCGCCGTCGAGGGACTCGCCGTCCTGGGCCTTGCCGCCGCCCCGAACCCGTACGTCGCCGGCCTCGCGCTCGCCGTCTGCGGAGCGGGCATGGGCGCCACGATGGTGCTCGGCCCCTCCCTCCGACAGGCGATCGTCCCCGCCCACCTGATGGGCCGGGTCGCCTCCACCTCCCGCATGCTCGCCATGTGCGCCGCCCCGTTCGGCGCCTTCCTCGGCGGCTGGCTGGCCACCACCTACGACGTACGCACCCCGCTCTACACCGCCGCCGGCCTCCTCCTCGCGATGACCGCCGTCACGGCGACCATGACCAGCAACCGCCGGGTCGAGGCGGCGCTGCGTGCCGCCGCTCCGGCCGATGATGCAGATCACCCGGAATCCTTGGATCCCGTTCACGAGCGTGCCCATTAG
- a CDS encoding STAS domain-containing protein encodes MTTALIDLKTVARDDRGLRIALAGELDCYTAGQVAPRLRELAGSGHRSIVLDLRSLSFCDSAGIDLLTRLDRHCRAAGTRLFLCDVPPLVVKSMRVLAADRDLRFVVS; translated from the coding sequence ATGACGACCGCTTTGATCGACCTGAAGACCGTGGCCCGGGACGACCGTGGTCTGAGGATCGCCCTGGCAGGAGAGCTCGACTGCTACACGGCCGGGCAAGTGGCACCACGCCTGCGCGAACTCGCCGGATCCGGCCACCGGAGCATCGTCCTGGACCTGCGCAGCCTCTCCTTCTGCGACAGCGCGGGCATCGACCTCCTCACCCGTCTCGACCGCCACTGTCGTGCGGCGGGAACGCGGCTCTTCCTGTGCGACGTGCCACCCCTGGTGGTCAAGTCCATGCGGGTGCTCGCTGCCGACAGAGACCTGAGATTCGTCGTCTCGTGA